The Juglans regia cultivar Chandler chromosome 16, Walnut 2.0, whole genome shotgun sequence nucleotide sequence AGCGTTCTTACCTCAAGCAAGCATGGGGTCAAGACTGACGGATTTGAGCTAAGGGGCCAGTCTTGGTATGTATGAATGAAGACCGAGTATATTTAATTACAGGGATGAGAACCAAAGTTAAAGATAGAGGTTTAGTTTCTTAATGCTAgtaaatatatgtttttggaACAATTAGAAGGTCTAGAGATTGTGAGCTTCGGGTAAATTAACCAATAATCTTGGTATATAGTTAATTCATCCACAATAATCTTGCTACAGTTTTTCTAGTATGCTATGAATTTTCCTCCATTCTGAAGCATGCGGTGGGTTTTTTCATTTATGTAGGTATGTCGATACTGATATTCCTAGTGATCTTCAAGTTCAAGTTGGGGATGTTTATTTCCACTTGCACAAGGTagctaattttttaatttttatttccttccGACCCAGatgtttaaaattatacttCTTGTAgctttgaaaatgaagtttacTAGTGATAACGCATGTATTTGCATGTATTTAATTCGTATCTCTCTTTtgattctctctttcttttgttggATAAGTATCCCTTGCTTTCTCGGAGTGGAAAGGTGAACAGGATCCTATATGAATCAAGAAACCCGGAATTGAATAAGATTGTGCTGGATGAACTACCTGGTGGATCTGATGCTTTTGAGTTAGCTGCAAAATTCTGCTATGGAATTGCTGTTGATCTAACAGCAACCAACATCTCTGGCCTGAGATGTGCTGCAGAGTACCTTGAAATGACAGAGGACTTGGAAGAAGGCAATCTTATATTCAAAACCGAAGCATTTCTAAGCTATGTTGTTTTATCTTCATGGAGAGACTCAATAGCAGTGTTGAAAAGCTGCGAGAAGCTCTCGCCATGGGCAGAGAACCTTCAAATTGTGCGAAGGTGCAGCGAGTCTATTGCTTGGAAGGCTTGTGCCAATCCAAAAGGAATAAGATGGGCATATACTGGAAAGCCCCCAAAAGATTCCAGCTCAAAATGGAATGACATGGACTCCAGTCCCAGTAGAAATCAGCAGGTTCCTCCTGATTGGTGGTTTGAAGATGTTTCTCTCCTTAGGATTGATCACTTTGTCAGGGTCGTCACAGCAATTAAGGTTAAAGGAATGAAATTTGAACTGATTGGAGCTGCGATAATGCACTATGCAGCCAAATGGCTTCCAGGCCTGATAAGTGATGCAGCAGGGGCAGGAGACGAAGGAATTAGCAATGGCAGAAACATTAATACAGGTAGTATCAGCAGTAGTTGGAGGGGCGGGCTCCATATGATTGTGGCAGGAACTAAAGATGAGCTTTCTACTGTTCAGGCCAAAGATCAGCGGATGATCATTGAAAGCCTCATCAGTATAATTCCCCCACAGAAGGATAGTGTCTCATGCAGCTTCCTGCTTCAGCTGTTGAGAATGGCAAACATGTTGAAAGTGGCTCCTGCTTTGGCAACTGAATTGGAGAAACGAGTGGGAATGCAGTTTGAACAGGCTACATTGGCAGATCTTCTTATCCCTTCTTACAGTAAAAGTGAGACAATGTACGATGTGGATCTTGTTCAGAGACTTCTGGAGCATTTTCTAGTTCAAGAACAGATGGAAAGTTCAAGTCCGAGCAGACAATCCTTTTCTGACAAATCCATGTATGAAGGTAGTCACAGGGTTGCTAACCCAAACGCTAAGATGAGAGTGGCAAGGCTTGTTGACAGTTATCTTACAGAGGTGTCCAGAGATAGAGACCTCTCCCTCACAAAGTTCCAGGTGCTGGCCGAAGCTTTGCCTGAATCTGCAAGGACCTGTGATGACGGACTTTACAGAGCAATTGATTCATACCTCAAGGTAATTCCTTATTTCTAAAGTTACTCTTgtaagcaaaaaaagaaaaaagaaaaagaaaaaaaaggaactgCTGGGTCGGTTGATGAGccacccaaaaaacaaaaagaaaatatcccACAATAGAGAAGGTTCCTCACCTGTGAATTTTGTGCACAAATGAAGTTCCTTTTGCTTTGAAGTGTATGACAGATGTGCATGCTTGATTAGTGTTATAAGTATGACTAAAGGACAAACTTTCCCGCTTCTTTGCAAAGTTGGAACAGATGAACTCCAAAATTCATTCGCATTGTTATAGTTGAAGTCTTTAACATGGATAAGTGTTATAGCAAGAAATATGTTTTGTATGTATGCAGCAGCATCATCAAGATGCCAGTAATGCCATGTTTTTGCTTGTGACATGCATATTATGAGATCCATGAACATGTATGTATAGCATACCAAATTTATGTATCCATGAAGTCTTTAACATGCAGAAGTGTTATAGCAAGAATATGTTTTGTATGCATGCACCATCAAGATGACAGTAATGCAATGCTTTTACTTGTGACATGCATATTATGAGATCCATGAACATTTATGTATAGCACACCAAATTTATGTATCCATGAAGTCTTTAACATGCAGAAGTGTTATAGCAAGAATATGTTTTGTATGTATGCATCATCAAGATGCCAGTAATGCCATGCTTTTACTTGTGACATGCATATTATGAGATCCATGAACATGTATGTATAGCATACCAAATTTATGCATCCATGAAGACTTTAACATGCAGAAGTGTTATAGCAAGAATATGTTTTGTATGTATGCATCATCAAGATGCCAGTAATGCCATGCTTTTACTTGTGACATGCATATTATGAGATCCATGAACATGTATGTATAGCATACCAAATTTAGTGAAATGAacataaaaactaataatagtacTTGCTATTATAATTCTGGTAGTCTAACATCGTAACAGGCCCATCCAATGCTTTCTGAGCATGAAAGGAAGCGACTTTGCCGTTTGATGGATTGCCAGAAGCTCTCgattgatgcatgcatgcatgctgcccAAAATGAAAGGCTTCCATTAAGAGTCGTGGTGCAAGTCCTCTTCTCTGAGCAGCTAAAGATAAGCAATACAATAGCCAACAGTTCCCTGAAAGAAGGTGGTGAATGTTACTACCAACCATCTCTTTCAAACCGGAAATCACTACTTGAAGGGACTCCACAATCATTCCAAGAAGGATGGACAACCGCCAAGAAAGACATTAACACTCTCAAGTTTGAGCTCGATAGCGTGAAAACCAAGTACAATGGGCTTCAAAATGACATGGAGAATCTGCAGAGACAATTCGATAAATTGGTGAAGCAGAAACAGACGTCAGCATGGAGCAGTGGGTGGAAGAAACTAAGCAAATTTACGAAGATGACAGGTTTAGAAAACCAGAATAGTGGGCCTCAGCTCAACCCTGCAGAACAGCCTAGAAAGACACCTAGAAGGTGGAGAAATTCAATATCCTGATAGATTAGAGAGTTCCAGTTGCCAAAAATAGATACGTCCTTCATTTTGATCGTGTTCCAAAATTTCTTTCcttctgtttcttttatttgtggGAGTCAATGGATCCTTCATTACATAGCAGCTATTTCTGAATACCCCTAGCTTTTAATTACTATAAGTTGATCAAAACCAGTATTTTGCCGAGTTTTTTGCAGTAATCTTAACATTGTTGATATAAACTACATTTGTGTCATTGTTGACATGTACTTTCACAACCATGATATGATAGATTGAAGTaagaatacaatatatatatatatatagagagagagagagagagatggaaattACTGCCAATGTCCCCTCCCAACAATGAGCAGAACACACGAAAGCATGTCAATGTGCTGCAAAAAGGGATGTCATCGTCCACTGAGATTGTGGGCATGAGTCCCACCATCAATATTACAAAGCACAGACACGAACTGAAGTTTTCAAAAGTTCGCTTACTACACTTCATATAACTTTATCGACAGGAAATGACCAGATGCAAATGCCTTTTGGGATAGTTAGACCCACCGATGGCCCTATCAAGtactttttacaaaagattGCTACAAATGCACTTAAAAAGAGGAAGGCTCATAGCCAGCGCCCCTCATGAGTCATGGCACCCATACCTTTCACAAAGTACTCCATCAAGATTTCAATGATACGAGAAGTCCTTGCATGGACACATGCACTTTGGCTGCTGTATGTATTCTCTGCTTCCAAATTATTGAACTGTAGACAACTCGAGTTTCTGATGGAAAGCAGATTATTCTTTGTAATTCTTACTTAATGAGCTTTTTTATGTTACTTTTTGATGCACAGTGTACAAGATTCAATAATGTAATCTCGTCAAAcatagaaaggaaaaaacatgATAAGATACTCCACTTTCGTTATCTTACACGGGAAAAGGCATTGCTGATGTAATATGCAGACGATTTTGTCAGCAGACTAACAAGTCCCCAACCCAATTTCAGTAAGCACTAGCCCATGATGAACTCTAGGCTTTTACTTAATGGGATATTGTCCATGCTTCTAAAATGATGCACAGTAGTCTGCACCAGGGGCAAGCCCAATACACTCCACCTATACCATTTGAAAAACCCATCATTCTCCCAATTATTAATACGCTCTGCATTAGCCGAATTCCCTTGGGTTCCAGCATCTGCGCCTCATGTTTCATTTACTAGCACCAACTTCCAGTCATTGAGGTATTTTCCACATGCATGAAGTGCATTCACTTCTCTATCCATGTCACTACAAATTTGCCGAAATCTTAAGAAGTTTGGAGAGATGTGACTTATGAAGTTTTTATGTATAATACCCGACTTAAgtggttttgtttcttttctccctCTTCTTCCGAATGATAACGTTATCTCACAGCTAGCTACGAAGACCTggaaataaatctaaaactttgtTGCAGGTTGGCTTTTATGTTGGTTTCTGCTGTAACCATGGTCTTGAAACCTGAACAACATTAAAACAACCTGAGCATTATAAGCAACCTGAACGAcattaaaacaaacaaataaatcaagATCATTAAAAAGTCTAGCCTAAGaagctgcttttttttttttaaaaaagaggacGGTACCCAAGTTTATTGATTGTTCTCATATGTGGCAGAAAAAAGCTGTAGTTACAAATCTGACACCTggaaattacaaatatatttaaatagaaaatctcAACCCAAGCATGAGAAAgactaaacatttttaaaccTCAAAACATTCTGgaccagaaaagaaaaaaaaaaaaaaaaacacttcaaagAAACAACTGACATAAACAAAATAGTCagataatgataggcttactactctcctactaccattttattactttatagtgtatttgaaatttttatttttttattattttctttcaactatttttttaacatccttaatcattaataaaaaatttaaaaaaatatatatataacttcactaatagtcacttctttaattatttagtaaaaaaaataaaaataaaaaataaaataagtagtaAATAGATAGTAGGAAGTCCGAAAtaataaatctatcattatccaaaaCGATAATGCAATTATGAGTTATccgtttgaaaaaaaaaaaaaagatttactattaaaagaaaaaattacttataaattttaaattcatctattttttccaAATGTTTGCGAGCCCCACATTGCAAAGATTATTTCTGAAGGCCAAAAAAAGTGCTGAAAACTTATGATGGGGTTGCACATGAAAGGAGCGACTGCAAACACGGGTGTCCTATAGTACGTTGTGCTTATgcgttttccttcttttctaaccctttttctttccaacttgTAGGGGCCAGTTTTCTTGATCAGGCTCTTCGGGAAAGAAAGGACGTCTTTGTTGATAGCATTGAAATTCGAGCCAT carries:
- the LOC108995745 gene encoding root phototropism protein 3-like, whose amino-acid sequence is MWESESESVDGRDYGNSVLTSSKHGVKTDGFELRGQSWYVDTDIPSDLQVQVGDVYFHLHKYPLLSRSGKVNRILYESRNPELNKIVLDELPGGSDAFELAAKFCYGIAVDLTATNISGLRCAAEYLEMTEDLEEGNLIFKTEAFLSYVVLSSWRDSIAVLKSCEKLSPWAENLQIVRRCSESIAWKACANPKGIRWAYTGKPPKDSSSKWNDMDSSPSRNQQVPPDWWFEDVSLLRIDHFVRVVTAIKVKGMKFELIGAAIMHYAAKWLPGLISDAAGAGDEGISNGRNINTGSISSSWRGGLHMIVAGTKDELSTVQAKDQRMIIESLISIIPPQKDSVSCSFLLQLLRMANMLKVAPALATELEKRVGMQFEQATLADLLIPSYSKSETMYDVDLVQRLLEHFLVQEQMESSSPSRQSFSDKSMYEGSHRVANPNAKMRVARLVDSYLTEVSRDRDLSLTKFQVLAEALPESARTCDDGLYRAIDSYLKAHPMLSEHERKRLCRLMDCQKLSIDACMHAAQNERLPLRVVVQVLFSEQLKISNTIANSSLKEGGECYYQPSLSNRKSLLEGTPQSFQEGWTTAKKDINTLKFELDSVKTKYNGLQNDMENLQRQFDKLVKQKQTSAWSSGWKKLSKFTKMTGLENQNSGPQLNPAEQPRKTPRRWRNSIS